The Engraulis encrasicolus isolate BLACKSEA-1 chromosome 11, IST_EnEncr_1.0, whole genome shotgun sequence nucleotide sequence cttgaattaaaattaaccatgagatcatctgcactctctgaggtttgactttggatctctgaaagtgcttgctgaaagagtgaggctgtctcacagttgattatacgttttttgactgtaacagattccctttgaacatgagggtacatagaaacatcagaaaaaatgcagtaatggtcagaaaagccatagtctttgacactagcacaagcattaaggccttttgttattattaggtctaaagtgtgaccttggttgtgtgttggtcctgttacatgctgtgtgaggctaaaaatgtcaataagacttaaaaattccttagcatagacattctctaagtcgtccacgtaaaaattaaaatcgcctgctataaacaggCTAtcatagggactaacgtttcgatggatctaccatcttcatcagagtccatgaactTGGACACTGGCCCTTGGACTCTGATGAAGTTGGTGaatccatcgaaacgttagtccctctgttgtgcacttaattaaaagaagaaaagaatcacATCTGTGCTGTTCCGCtgtcttctctccagttaaaggggtatgccactattttggggcttaatacagttaaactcgttggccagggtttataaaggtggtaaagtgtcttattttttatgtaagctgttgtcttgcttttaagttaaaagagggagcatgtcgctaagctagtgaaagtcaatggatccatgtagcatgctacaatgctacacggatccattgactttcactagcttagcgacatattccctcttttaacttgtctcaaagcaagacaacgcttaacatgaaaaataagacactttaccacctttataaaccccagccaacgattttaactgtattaagccccaaaatagtggcatacccctttaagatttcctgtctgtctcccgttgatgcaccagatgacaaaacagaagtGTGTGGAATTACCCCCTTTGATCCAGAAATTTCATTTACCTCAGTATACATGATTACGTCTGTATCTACTTATGGCACTGGGATGTGAAATGTTTGGTGAAAAAAGACAAACTAACATATGACAGATAGATTTGAATTGCCTTGTCGATTAGCTACTACTTGCTACTGCTGATATCTGAATTCAAATTTCAACTCATCCTAAAACTCTCAGTTAACTTTTTTAGCAAGGTGTCAGGCATCCATAAACAGAGGATCAATTATGATCAGGTGCTATCTTGACTAATTTACTGATTTAATTCATGTTTCACCTCCCCTAAAATAGATGGGTAACACTATTTGACACCCCCCtccagggctactgacagctttggcagggtccAGTACAAAGATGTCTTTGagggccccaaactcaatacataatgtaatgaggatccaattatgccccccccccctctctccctgggccctggaaaaGATGACTGTTCATCTGACATTGTTTTGGATGCCATTACCCAAAACAAAAGACCTCATAGCTGGAGGACATGAAAACAAGAGCATAGGTGATGAAACAGCACAATGTACTCCAAGTCTTTGGTTGTTAATGTGTTGAAAACACATGAATTGCTCAAATAATACAAATTTTCAAGCCATAATTTTGGTAAAAGTTTCCATTTAATCTGTCAAAACATAATTTGGATGTCATTTTACTTAGCCTGCTATGGTCTCGGTTAATTTCAGGTTGTCATGACACAGGCATGACCTTTGCCATCTTCGTAAGTAAATGTCAGGTTTTCATAACAAAGACATCCCAAACAATGTCAGGTTGAcaataaaaagtaacataatTAGCTACATAATTAGTCGAGAAAATTAATGACAACACAGCAAGTGGTTTGTCAGAGTTGTGACATTGTCATTTCTGTCTTATGCAGGGGGATGTCAAATAAAGTGTTCCCAATAGATgaaactcacccctgatgtctatactagtcaagtcaagtcaagtctattttatttataaagcactttgaaATACAGGagagctgtccaaagtgctgaaCAGGTAAGAGGAGTTGAAGATCccatagaacagtggttcccaacctttttcttaagggacccatgtttttaccattgtaagctttggtgacccaaccacgttaGTGCCCGCACGAGAcgaagtcacaagatgccctctgtttcctaggaaaactaattttagttattttattcctcaattcgtctttggtcaaatatagaattaaTGCTTAATGTAGCaattacaatttgctgcttctatgcatttattagttaaatgctttgtcatttattcaacatgggctatatggtatgaaaatgaaaccccttaaaatcaagagagcttcgcgaccccctgtggttgggtcccgacccataggttgggaaccactgccatagaacACCAGCCTCCTTCATATCTACTCACAGTCAGCCAAAGTTGCTCCGTAGAAGTTGTCCATCCCAGCAGCCTTCAGTGTCCTAGCCAGTTCACATCTCTCATACACCTTAGCACTGGCTACAGCCACCAGCAGCAAAAACACCAGCGCTCTCATGATGCAGTCAAAGAAGTCGTTCAAAGCAACCTGTGGTCAAGAAGTGAAGCTGCGGTGTGTATTTATAGGCTACTATACAGCACAGGTCGTGGGGTGGGGTGTCATACGCAGGTCTTTCTTTGTCCTTTATTTAATGTTCCTGTGTGATTTGGAAACAGAAAGGTCAGTGTTTATCGGCTTTACATGGTGTGTAAATTAAAGTCTGTGTTTGATCCTGAGAGGAATTAAAGATTATCCATGTAGTATTTCTTCCTAAACATGCAAACAGACTTTACAGTATTTACGTGTGCTAGCCATGCAAGGCTTTCAAGGTAGCCTACACCGTTTCAACTCTAAAACCTACAGCTCGGGTTAGAGAACCAAAAAAATCCCTCAAAGATTATTCACTTGTTTCCGGTTGCCGACTGACCTTGTCAATTTGCTGTGTGACCCAAGTTGATTTTATGAGCTTGAAGCATCCTCATGAAAGTCTTTGCAATGCAGTGTGGTTGGTTGTTCACAATGACAATTGCTGTTGTCACACCTTTTTTCCACACTGTCTCTGTCCACTGATTGATGAAGGTATAGGCATGGGGGAGTTGGCTTTCCATGTTTTGTGACATAGGCAACATTACTTATACACACACGGCGGAGTCCAAGATGAATGTCCTTAGAAATTATAGCATCAAAACTGCAGGGTGTTGGGGAAATTAAGAATACGAAGATAATGCATGGTTCCTTACAGTGAAACATGGTTCGGGGTAGTTGCATAAATGCTAGTGTTTCAGAGCTGTTTTCATTCATGGGATCATGAACGATACATTGCTctacggcagtgtttctcaaactttttcagaccgaggaccactttgtccccccaaaaatgttcagggaccacctgtcaactgaattgacgcTGCTAACattgcaagcctgtcttattgtggtgaaaagatTACttctgctatgtttagctttgtaattatgttacaaatatagcctactgctagctcgtcttggaaaagtagaaatcccctctcCGACCACCtcagctctgtcgcggaccacaagtggtccccggaccacactttgagaatcactgctctacgaATACCATCACTTCATGCCCTTGGTCATTGTGTTCTTTTCCAACATGACAAGGAGGAGGTAAGAGTGATTCAgcaattaagtatgacaccttATCTGAAGTCATTTGAACATCATGGGGAGTTTTGAAGAGATAAATGGGGCATTGCTCGATAATAAATTCTACAATGGCAATTTAACAGTCCTAGATTATAGCTGACACTATTAGGATTTAAATGAACtcttatgtgttgaattaacactactggATTTACTGTGTAGGCCCTACTTAATTTTGTACCACTCTAATTTcaccaaaatggaaaaaatatatataatttaaaGGTGCATAGTGTAAGATTGTGACcaaataggtaggcctattgcaactatgcttctcattgaaattgtgctgactgttgccaaatttgatttacATCGTAATAaagtagtatttactagtatgactaaagtactgtgatttttgcagttaaaaatgtctatttctggaaattcaaaatgacggaccatggagaagatcccacgtttcatgtatgaaaagagcaattttgaattttgaattttgaattcatattgaatacttagaatttgatggtaatgGTAAGTATTTCTTAAAAAGGCaacatgtgaatgggcagcatggattctggaaatgaactactaaaaatattacacggtgcacctttaagttataggcctactatttttcttACTCTTTTGTTTTGAGCTCAACAGATAGTCTATTCAATATATTTATGCACCAAAAACATATTGATTCTtattcaaaatgttatttttacatTAATGCAGGGCACTGTATCTAGTCAGGGGGCCCATTCAGGCCTATCCATTTGTCTACTTGGCCTCTCTGGTTGCAACTGGCTGCCTTACCCAGACCTCGATCCCTATATCTGTCTCCACAAATGTGGATTAACAGTTATTGAGGAGGGATGACTTCCAATAAAAGAGTTGACAAAATGCTTACAGCATTTCAGTTATTTTCAGTAATGCACTGATTATTGCCAGATTGATAATGTATGGATTAGGGCCATGAAATGGAGCTCCCACTGTGAAGTTGGAGGATGATGTGCAGATGTTATGCTAGAGGGGATGTGGTGCTCTTTGTGACAAGTTGATGTGGTCCTATTTAAATATTATATGTACGACATTgatggtcagtggtgtagtctatgtagaacgcaggtatacggagtataccctcTTCTAAATTTCagtgatttcagtatacccacttaaaattgattgatccattattttgaatgccacaaatatatacagtatacccacttcaaaaaatgctcaaatatacagtatacccaccataaaaaagtagactacaccactgttgatggtgatggtgaataTACATAACTAATaccagaaatgcactcagagagtgcagacatccgccaaggaagctgtttgatagaacattcgaCTATCTatcttacaccctattttttcaagtctttctgccgtctgtttgtggagttaaaaacaggaatgtcaaaattcgccctattcaGTTATTCTGCTGacgaacagacaaacaaacagactgtATGAATTGGGGATAAACCCCTTAAAAAATGACATCCTCTCTTCACCAGTGTTCAGTCCATAACTGCACACAGTGCCCAAAGGGGGTTGCGCCAGCTTTTGCCAACTCCTGTCCTCAACTTGTGCCATGGCCTCATGCTTCGCTcgagaaaaaacaataaagtttccccaccgttaggcaaaacaacttttgggggattttccccattcaacaaagtattgcaaatgagaaaatgacctttgagttgtgcttttgcaagatattaaatcATCAATTTCATCACAAGGCCACGAGCAAAGGATGGATGGAAGAAATGCAATACTCGTCTGTGagtttgcttgtttgtctgtctgtctgtctgtctgtctgtttatcttccTGCAATGTCTTATTCATCTTCAGGGAGCGCCAAACGCACAACATCACATATATATTACAAAGAATTATACTGTATCTCTGAAGCATTGCACGCATCTAGTGTTGGCTAGGTGGCAAGGTTGTCCTCCATGACTGCTCTTGTTTGTCACCATAGATGTTAAATGATAAATGACAGTGATTGAGGAGGAAATTGTTGTCAAAAGAGtttcaaaaacattttattttctttttttttcaataatgtaTTGATTAAAGAAATCACAAATATTTGCGTGTATACATCATGCACAGAAAAGGACAACCGTCGTTTGAGTTTTGTCACTGTAGCACCTTTGCACTGCTCACACTCGACATCCTTTTGTGTATTCGGTGAGGTCTTGGCCCATGCAGTGGCGAATCCAGGCCTTCCTGAAATGAGGAAGGAAAAATAAGTCCTGAGCAGAGATATACTGTAAATCATGATGATCCATAGGGACAACATACATGGCTATACAATTCTTATTTATAAAATCTTATATAAGAAATGACCCACTTTTATAGTATATGCTACAAGCCTAACTAAGCAAGTATAAACATTCCATGTATAATGTCTGTTGCAGgacatggaatgtgtgtgtgtgcctttaatAATTTTCTAAGCTTTGTCTACATATTGGAAGTCATAATTCAACCCtaacatgacagtgttatggaatacaggtgcacacacaagtgtacacactgTCAAGGTGACAGGTTCgagtatgtggtgtggtgtggtgttgataTTTGAACACGAGCcagagtgtgggtgtgttgtcGCTTACCAATTTCCAAGATGGTGTTCGTTCCTGACCACACGCTTGGCACATGTAATGGATGCTTGGATGTTATCGCTTAAGAAAGCTGAGAGATGAGAGGACAATAATAGAAATAGCATTAGAGATGTTTAAGACGATTTTGTTGAATGAAGATAAGCTGATGTTCAACGTGGTTCATTCTAAATGTTCACACAATCATTCTAAAAGAGATTATTCTCTAACTGCGCTCTGGGAAAAATTAATCCCCTGAAAGTGCTTTTGTCAACTGCTGCATGTAAATTGCTTTAAAATACATTCACATTTTGAAACGATTTCACAAGCAGACAGTTCATCATGTGGACTGCATTCAGTGCATCTGGATCTCCGGTGCTGTGGCTGACTGTCAGGGGTGTTAATGGTAAACTTTTGGTGAAAGGACAACATTTGTACATGCTATTACACAGTTGTTACACCACTTACTCCACCATACCTAATGAAGTAGGTAGACTGTGTTAAAAACCTGTCCCACGTTTGATGCAACTGCACAGTAAATTCcctagtgttaattcagcacttagagagttgGTTTTAACACCTATAATTAGTCCGgttctttaagtgttgaattaacgctacAAAATGTAGTGTGCAGATCAGAATTCGCTGATCATATGACACTGACCAAATCATTTTCAGTTACTGACACATAAGATCAGATTACTTACGCTACTAGAAATAGTCATATTTAAACCAAATGAAAACAAAGATGAGAAAGAACAGATCAGTTTAATAAAAAATGAGTTGTTTTGTGCTGTGAGCAGCTGACCTGAGCACTTGGTTTTGCAGACGTTGTGTGTCTCATGGGTCTGGCCGTCGTCGCACCAATGCTCGCTGCTGAGCTGGAATAGGCCGTAGGTTGAGGCATGATGGAGGGGCTTGACCAGCTTAGTGTTGTAGTTCGATTCCCACTTGACCAGACAAACCCCTGGATGCATAGAGGTTAGAAGTGATGGCCAATTAAtttaacaaataaacaaacagggaAAAAACATCTTTTTGATATATTACAGGAAAGGATTTAACAGCTTCTCATGTGACctcagcataaattctggaaagaaaaaGTAGGGCCTATATACTTAAATTGAATTATCAAATAAAGGTTAGAAATGTTTTCAACTGTGTTATTCCAACTTACataacaacttaaagaaactcccgcacactgaccatttcactgttctttctttaataaaagacgtttcggtactagaccttcatcaggcaattggtcagtgtgcgggggtttctttaagttgtttgctgagtgacccatgggccatctccaaggcacctgccagctgaggtgtgcgaaaaaagtcgaagtttaattCCAACTTACATAAAACTTTCAGGTATCTTTGTTAAGAGGATGTCAGCTATGCATAAACAGAGGTTCAATTATGAACAAGTGCTAGTCTGACTAGTATTAATGATAGGCTATTTTTCGTTCACAAGCAAGCACCAATGGCTAAATGCTTTCATATAACTTGCAGCCAGAGCTAACAGCTAAGTTAGGAGCCTAGCAGCTTAGTAGCAGCACTGTTTGGCCTAATGTTCTGTGAGGTTCATATTAAAATGGGCCTGTTAGCGTAGGTAAAAGCACCATGTGAACTTCAAAACAAATGTCGAACATTTTACTTTACGGCGTCTTTTTAGTGTACCtacatatatgaagagttcagatgcaaaaccccctaactccatttctgaagacctgcacttctgtgcttttagagaaccccgttgttggtttgattttcattcatgtacttgataatacatataaatagttatattacataaataaaataaaaaatatgcaattttgatagctttgtattaaataaaaatgaattaagattattttctgaaatggcacttaggggtttttgcatctgaactcttcatatcaacATCAAATGCGATGTATTAACACTGTGCATAGCCATGACCGTAACCCTAATCCTAAGGTAGGGTGAAttgaggtaaattgggccactttgggccattcgcttataggcctacaaaaaaaacTGACCCAATTTACCTGAGTTCACCATACAATGCATGCAAATGTAGTAGCCTAATTTGTGTTTTTACATAGTTTGTAACAATGTACCTAACTACATACAGTGTAACCAAAATGTAAAATACAGTGTAACCAAATGTTTTAAGAATGAGcaatattttgatattttatatTCGTATCATGTTTTAGCGAATGCTGAACTGAGCCACTGCTTTTTGCAGCAATTTCATTAAATTCATAAGATTTTGTTACTTGACATTAGTGCAATGTTTTTAGGGAGTACTGAGGTAAAATGCAGGGGTTCTTGACCACCCCtttacccctttgcacagagcctgttataagcttactgtcaccaaaattgtaatggctattttttaatctgttacttaaggctcttggtaatgtcatagcaatgttgttataatatagttcagtattttcagcaaatagtaaataggcccgtcggcgaccccatctgcacaaagtggCTACAGTAAATGAAACTCGCCTCTGCCTGTGCATGCCAACCTTCTCCACATCTATACTCACAGTCAGCTAAGGTTGCTCCAGCAAAGCCGTCCATCCCTGCAGCCTTCAGTGCCTTGGCCAGCTCACATCTCTTAAATATCTTAGCATTGGCCGCTGTAGCCACCAGCAGCAGAAGCACCACAGCAGCCCGCATGGTGCACGGTCGGAGGAGTTGGTCAGAACAACGACCAACTGAAGTGGGCATTTATACTATTACTCCAGGGGGTGGGGGCGGTCATACCACGGGTCTACCTTTGTCCTTTCTATCATATGTTCCATTCCTGAAACAGAAAGGTCTGTGTTTCTAGGCTTTAGTCGGTGGGTACGGATAAATGTCTTTAGATGATCCTGGTCGGAATTACAGATTATCCATGTAGCATTGGCATAAAGATTTTAGGAGAATTAAGAGTGCACGTTTCATATTTGTCAATGCCATTTTTGTTGTCCCAGATTTTACCTCTGCTACAACAGTACGCGGtcctttggtgtgtttgtgctgttCAGCACAGAATAGAGACACTTGTTACAACTCCCAGTTTGGACGTTGGTCCATACTAAACCGAAGcctaagcctaaccctaaccttccaTAACGATTCACAATACACTGCAAATTTGATACAGACATTTtctgtaattgttttttttattattagaccctgtttttacaacatgtgaATATAAACTTCTTGTGTATGCCCACACTATGTCCACACAAATCGGCAAGGAATACCTTCCCATAACAATGGCTCTTAACCAGGAAACCACATcattgtttttaaaatatatatttctttcttcttttcccatATCCATTTCAAGCCCTTTTTAAATCTCCTTTTAAAACAAGAACTTTAAAACTCGCAACTCAAAGAAAATTATATGGATAAATATTATCTTTATATTTCGCTGTGTTCTGTATTGCTGTGTTTCTTATAACTACAAATACAGTTAGAAAGCTCAACAAGCAGGGAGCATTGTTTGTATCATTGCTAAGGGTGTCTTATCCCAGGTTGAAGGACAGAAGTGCGTCTTTCCAGGCTACGCAGGCAGAAACGTTCAGTCAGCCCCTTAATGCGcatcgttccaccagtggaaggcTGTAATTGTGactgaaaaacctttactactataagtactacaccactacgacctttggtaatacattatgacttggtcattgccacatCATAACACGGACCGTGTCCGACAAATGGCGATTTGTTTTTCAAAAAACATTCATTCCTTCGAATTTTCACACCCTAGAATCACCTCTCGAAGGATGGAGTTGGGTTATTCACAACCTCTTCCCCCTGCCATTGTTCGATATTGACCTTTTTTCACTTTGGCTGTAGGTTCGGCCTTAATCAGTCCTTAACTGCTAACCCGTTTGGCACCCAGTGCTGCAGTCAGGTGCTCCAGTTATAATCTGAATTTGGCTGCCCTTATGGTGCTGCAGACAGTGAATGACACCTTTATGAAGGATTGGTTACTTCCCAAAAGTTTTGTTTCAATtattattttcagtaatgtattgATTATTGtgattattctgtgtgtgtgggggggtctctATTCGTACTATTACATGAATATAAAAGATCATGATATGGTAAATTTGTTGTAAGTGTTTCCTCTTATTTTGTACCGGTATGTGATGGCAAGCAATTTGGTAACCCATTTGGTTCTCCTAAAAAATATAACTTGTAAAAAGAATTGCCAGCTTCCCTCTTGTTGTTGCTCCTTTCATATATCTTTTTAAAAAGCCACACaacaaaaatggggaaaaaacaagACAAGGTGTGAGATTGTTGGGGAAACAAATTGTGATCCCTATGATATGCAGTCTGGGGAGCAGCGTGCCAGACTATACACTAACCTTTCAACATTAGTTTGGCACTGCCCCaaataaaagcacaaaacaa carries:
- the LOC134458326 gene encoding lysozyme C II-like produces the protein MRAAVVLLLLVATAANAKIFKRCELAKALKAAGMDGFAGATLADWVCLVKWESNYNTKLVKPLHHASTYGLFQLSSEHWCDDGQTHETHNVCKTKCSAFLSDNIQASITCAKRVVRNEHHLGNWKAWIRHCMGQDLTEYTKGCRV